In Chryseobacterium lactis, a single genomic region encodes these proteins:
- a CDS encoding CusA/CzcA family heavy metal efflux RND transporter — protein MLDKIIKFSIKNKVAIGLMTLVWIIWGVWSATKLPIDAVPDITNNQVQIITVCPTLAGQEVEQLVTFPIEQSIANVPGIQETRSISRFGLSVITVVFKEEVNVYFARQLISEQLKGAIEEIPKGVGTPELAPVSTGLGEVYQYILHPKKGSEKKYNAKELRTMQDWIVRRQLNGTPGVAEINSFGGELKQYEVAIDPNRLKAMGISISDLFTALEKNNQNTGGAYIDKKPNAYFIRGIGLVSSLEDIKNIAVKNETGSVPIFVKDVADVRLGSAVRYGALTYNGKVDAVGGVVMMLKGANSNEVVENVKAKIPTIQKSLPNDVIIEPFLDRTDLVTRAISTVEKNLMEGALIVIFVLVVFLGNLRAGLIVASAIPLSLLFALGMMNVFGVSANLMSLGAIDFGLIVDGAVIIVEATLHLLHNKKYGSNRLTQIQMDQEVGTAASKMMNSAIFGQIIILIVYVPILTLAGVEGKMFTPMAKTVGFAIIGATILSITYIPMMSALFLSKKISHKETLSDKMMNFLQKIYQPLLQKAIKVKYIIVSATIAIFVLAAFIFKNMGGEFIPQLQEGDFAFHCILPQGSSLSQSIETSMQASRIIKQFDEVKMVVGKTGSAEVPTDPMPPEATDMIVVLKPQSEWKSKRSYNELADEISEKLEAIPGVFFEKNQPIQMRFNELMTGIRQDVAVKIFGENLDSLAVYADKVGRVIQTVDGATAPQIERVSGLPQINVQYDRTRIANYGLNIEDVNNAVSTAFAGKAAGQVFENERRFDLVVRLDSLHRSDIADVNNLMITTATGAQIPLSQVANVSYKLGPAQISREQGKRRIVIGFNVKGRDVESVVKDIQAKLDKDIKLPSGYYFTYGGQFENLQEASKRLMIAVPVSLLLIFMLLFFTFRSFKQAGLIFTAIPMSAIGGIFALLLRDMPFSISAGIGFIALFGVAVLNGIVLIGTFNQLEKEGETDLLKRVFEGTKSRLRPVLMTATVASLGFLPMAISTGAGAEVQKPLATVVIGGLVSATFLTLFVLPMLYIIFNTKILKRKNNNTGTFTIMLVLGFMMLGQTFKAQSKPMSVEQAVQIAVDNNLVLKSKDLSIKSAEALKPTSKELPKLSFEAQLGQYNSRNFDQSFAISQSIPFPTLFKAKKELINENIKSRQIDKEVTANELIRQVRTYYYQIEYLQYNKAQLTSLDKVYEDFIRIATVRFNAGDIKKIEINTAETQKGEIDLLLRQNEVFLNNAYKNLKTILNTSDDFEVPFNQSYEPLKVENVLDSAVVANNPSVRAFYQVMEIAEKNKKVEKSLGLPDFSLGYTNQSLIGFQNVNGMERYYGAGNRFSAATVGVAIPLTFGATKARIQALEYDKQVAETNAKMQQKQLTTQLENAFSQYQQDIQQYDYYTGQAIPNAEKIVKAAQLGYKTGEISYVEYLFALQTATNIQLKYLESIQQVNQSVVTINSIINK, from the coding sequence GTGTTAGATAAAATAATAAAATTCAGTATTAAAAATAAGGTGGCCATCGGTCTTATGACTTTAGTATGGATCATCTGGGGAGTATGGAGCGCCACCAAACTTCCTATAGATGCTGTGCCGGATATTACCAATAACCAGGTACAGATCATTACCGTTTGTCCTACTTTGGCAGGACAGGAAGTGGAGCAGCTGGTCACATTTCCTATTGAGCAGAGTATTGCCAATGTTCCTGGTATTCAGGAAACGAGAAGTATTTCAAGGTTTGGACTTTCTGTAATTACCGTAGTGTTTAAAGAAGAGGTCAACGTCTATTTTGCCAGACAACTGATCAGTGAACAGTTAAAAGGGGCAATAGAAGAAATTCCCAAGGGAGTAGGAACTCCGGAGCTTGCTCCTGTAAGTACAGGTCTTGGAGAAGTGTATCAGTACATACTTCACCCTAAAAAAGGAAGCGAAAAGAAATATAATGCTAAAGAACTTCGAACCATGCAGGACTGGATCGTCAGAAGACAGCTCAACGGAACTCCGGGAGTTGCTGAGATCAATAGTTTCGGAGGCGAACTGAAGCAATACGAAGTTGCAATTGATCCCAACCGTTTAAAAGCGATGGGCATCAGTATCAGCGATCTGTTTACCGCTCTTGAAAAAAACAATCAGAATACAGGAGGTGCTTATATCGATAAAAAGCCTAATGCTTACTTTATCCGTGGAATAGGACTTGTAAGTTCCCTCGAAGATATTAAAAATATAGCCGTAAAAAATGAAACAGGCAGTGTTCCGATCTTTGTAAAAGATGTGGCAGATGTTCGCCTCGGAAGTGCTGTTCGATACGGAGCTTTGACCTATAACGGAAAAGTAGATGCAGTAGGAGGAGTTGTAATGATGTTGAAAGGGGCTAATAGTAACGAGGTTGTAGAAAATGTTAAAGCAAAGATTCCTACCATTCAGAAATCTCTTCCGAATGATGTTATAATAGAACCTTTCCTGGACAGAACAGATTTAGTTACCAGAGCCATCAGCACTGTTGAGAAAAACCTGATGGAAGGAGCATTGATCGTTATTTTCGTTCTTGTTGTCTTTCTGGGGAATTTAAGAGCAGGACTTATTGTGGCTTCAGCCATTCCGCTTTCCTTATTATTTGCATTAGGAATGATGAATGTTTTCGGGGTAAGTGCCAATCTGATGAGTTTAGGAGCAATTGACTTCGGGCTTATCGTGGATGGAGCCGTCATTATCGTTGAAGCGACCCTGCATTTACTGCATAATAAAAAATATGGAAGCAACAGGCTTACCCAGATTCAAATGGATCAGGAAGTAGGTACGGCCGCTTCTAAAATGATGAATAGTGCCATATTCGGACAAATTATCATTCTGATTGTGTACGTTCCTATCCTTACACTGGCGGGAGTAGAAGGTAAAATGTTTACCCCGATGGCCAAAACAGTAGGATTTGCCATTATTGGAGCGACCATATTATCCATTACTTATATTCCGATGATGAGTGCTTTGTTTTTATCTAAAAAAATCTCGCACAAAGAGACACTTTCAGATAAAATGATGAACTTCCTTCAGAAGATTTATCAGCCATTGCTGCAAAAAGCAATTAAAGTAAAATATATTATCGTTTCAGCAACGATTGCCATTTTTGTCCTTGCAGCCTTTATCTTTAAAAATATGGGGGGTGAATTTATTCCACAGTTACAGGAAGGAGACTTTGCATTCCACTGTATCCTGCCGCAGGGAAGCTCACTAAGCCAGAGTATCGAAACTTCGATGCAGGCTTCCAGAATTATCAAGCAGTTTGATGAGGTGAAAATGGTTGTAGGAAAAACCGGTTCTGCTGAGGTTCCTACAGACCCGATGCCGCCTGAAGCAACAGATATGATTGTGGTTTTAAAACCTCAGAGCGAATGGAAATCGAAAAGGTCTTATAATGAACTCGCTGATGAGATCAGTGAAAAATTAGAAGCTATCCCCGGGGTGTTTTTTGAAAAAAATCAACCTATCCAGATGCGTTTCAACGAATTGATGACAGGGATCAGACAGGATGTAGCGGTTAAGATTTTTGGAGAAAACCTGGATTCACTGGCGGTGTATGCCGATAAAGTGGGAAGAGTAATCCAGACAGTAGATGGAGCCACTGCTCCTCAGATTGAAAGAGTGAGTGGTTTACCTCAAATCAATGTACAATATGACAGAACAAGAATTGCCAATTACGGATTGAATATTGAAGATGTCAACAATGCCGTAAGTACAGCCTTTGCGGGTAAAGCTGCCGGTCAGGTATTTGAGAATGAGAGACGTTTTGACCTGGTTGTACGTCTTGATAGTCTTCACAGATCAGATATTGCAGATGTTAATAATTTAATGATTACCACTGCCACAGGAGCACAGATTCCTTTATCACAGGTTGCGAATGTCAGCTACAAACTTGGGCCCGCACAGATCAGCCGCGAGCAGGGAAAACGTAGAATTGTGATCGGATTTAATGTCAAAGGACGTGATGTAGAAAGTGTGGTGAAAGATATCCAGGCAAAACTGGACAAGGACATTAAACTTCCGTCGGGATATTACTTTACCTATGGCGGTCAGTTTGAGAATCTGCAGGAAGCGAGTAAGCGTTTAATGATTGCCGTACCGGTTTCATTGCTTCTCATTTTTATGTTGCTGTTTTTCACTTTCCGATCCTTCAAACAGGCAGGATTGATATTTACAGCCATTCCAATGAGTGCCATCGGCGGTATCTTTGCGTTACTTCTCCGAGATATGCCATTCAGTATCAGTGCAGGAATTGGGTTTATTGCTCTCTTCGGAGTCGCTGTATTGAACGGGATTGTATTGATAGGAACTTTCAACCAGCTTGAAAAAGAAGGCGAAACAGATCTTCTAAAGAGAGTATTTGAAGGAACAAAAAGCAGATTGAGACCGGTTCTGATGACCGCGACAGTAGCTTCATTAGGGTTTTTACCAATGGCTATTTCAACAGGGGCAGGAGCAGAAGTTCAAAAACCTTTGGCAACGGTAGTAATCGGAGGGCTGGTATCAGCTACCTTCCTGACTTTATTCGTTTTGCCGATGTTATATATCATTTTTAACACAAAGATTTTGAAAAGAAAAAATAATAATACCGGGACGTTTACTATTATGTTGGTATTAGGATTCATGATGTTGGGGCAGACTTTCAAAGCGCAGTCAAAACCAATGTCTGTGGAACAGGCGGTACAGATTGCGGTGGATAATAATTTAGTTTTAAAATCAAAAGATTTAAGCATCAAATCAGCGGAAGCGTTGAAACCAACATCGAAGGAACTTCCAAAGTTAAGTTTTGAAGCTCAGCTTGGCCAATACAACAGCCGGAATTTTGATCAGTCTTTTGCCATCTCTCAGAGTATTCCCTTTCCAACGCTCTTTAAAGCAAAAAAGGAATTAATCAATGAAAATATCAAAAGCAGACAGATTGATAAGGAAGTAACGGCCAATGAATTGATAAGACAGGTTCGGACGTATTATTATCAGATTGAATATCTTCAGTACAACAAAGCACAACTGACAAGCCTTGATAAGGTATATGAAGATTTTATCAGAATTGCTACGGTAAGATTTAATGCAGGGGATATTAAAAAGATTGAAATCAATACGGCAGAAACACAAAAAGGAGAAATTGATCTGTTGCTCAGACAAAATGAGGTGTTTTTAAATAACGCTTATAAAAATTTAAAAACAATTTTAAATACTTCGGATGATTTTGAGGTTCCTTTCAATCAAAGTTATGAACCTTTAAAAGTGGAAAATGTGCTGGACAGTGCCGTAGTTGCCAATAACCCTTCAGTAAGAGCCTTTTATCAGGTAATGGAAATTGCAGAGAAGAATAAAAAGGTTGAAAAATCCCTGGGGTTACCTGATTTTAGCCTGGGATATACAAACCAATCGTTGATAGGCTTCCAGAACGTAAATGGGATGGAAAGATATTATGGTGCCGGGAACCGCTTCAGTGCGGCCACGGTAGGTGTTGCCATTCCGTTAACGTTTGGAGCTACCAAAGCAAGAATCCAGGCACTGGAATATGACAAACAGGTTGCTGAAACCAACGCAAAAATGCAGCAGAAACAGCTTACAACACAGCTGGAAAATGCATTCAGCCAATATCAGCAGGACATCCAGCAGTATGATTATTATACAGGTCAGGCGATTCCTAATGCTGAAAAAATTGTAAAAGCAGCTCAATTAGGCTATAAAACAGGAGAAATATCGTATGTAGAGTACCTTTTTGCCCTGCAAACTGCTACCAATATTCAGCTCAAATATCTGGAATCGATCCAGCAAGTCAATCAATCTGTAGTAACTATTAATTCAATCATTAATAAATAA
- a CDS encoding bestrophin family protein → MLLNKRISILYFLRGIQSQVLFIGIFAVAIGLLDMLPWFRKISLPLNIPALLGTAVSLLLAFRTSQSYERWWEARTVWGAIVNDSRSFVRLIIQFLPTGEDKIIKDFAERQIIWTYALGESLRKQPFSEKVQQYLKEHNISAVNIPNALLDAHSRQLKEIAVSKGLTDFQQMQLNDMITRLCDSMGKCERLKNTVFPRSYSVLVHILIYVFAAILPFGLDDSQLLVEIGVTFLIPIVFIMIEKTSIIMQDPFENRPVDTPMTSLAQTIEINIRQMIGEQNIPSKKENTLYYEM, encoded by the coding sequence ATGCTATTAAACAAAAGAATATCAATCTTGTATTTCCTGCGGGGAATACAGTCTCAGGTTCTGTTTATCGGGATATTTGCGGTGGCTATCGGACTTTTGGATATGCTTCCGTGGTTTCGGAAGATTTCCCTTCCGTTAAATATTCCGGCGCTTTTAGGAACCGCGGTATCGCTTCTCCTTGCTTTCCGAACCTCTCAGTCATACGAAAGATGGTGGGAGGCCAGAACAGTTTGGGGAGCCATTGTCAATGATTCCAGGTCTTTTGTAAGGTTGATCATACAGTTTTTACCGACAGGAGAAGATAAGATTATCAAAGACTTTGCAGAACGGCAAATCATCTGGACCTATGCGCTGGGAGAATCTTTAAGAAAACAGCCTTTTTCAGAAAAAGTTCAACAGTACCTTAAAGAGCATAATATCAGTGCTGTTAATATTCCTAATGCATTGCTGGATGCTCATTCCAGGCAACTGAAAGAGATTGCTGTTTCCAAAGGCCTGACAGATTTTCAACAAATGCAGCTGAATGACATGATCACCAGACTTTGCGACAGTATGGGAAAATGCGAAAGATTAAAAAATACTGTTTTCCCAAGGTCATATAGTGTTTTAGTGCATATTTTAATCTACGTATTTGCGGCCATCCTACCTTTTGGGCTGGATGATTCCCAACTTTTAGTAGAAATTGGTGTTACTTTCCTGATTCCAATTGTCTTTATTATGATTGAAAAAACTTCAATCATAATGCAGGATCCATTTGAAAACAGACCAGTGGATACCCCTATGACTTCCCTGGCACAAACCATCGAAATCAATATAAGACAAATGATTGGCGAACAAAATATTCCTTCAAAAAAAGAAAATACATTGTATTATGAAATGTAA
- a CDS encoding YHS domain-containing protein, with amino-acid sequence MKSLIILTALLSISLFSCAKETPQVKHKAHMSSSKENMKNVQVVNEEDPICHMKTAGFLKDTAVYKNKTYGFCSSYCKDEFKKNPEQYAQK; translated from the coding sequence ATGAAATCTCTAATTATTTTGACTGCTTTGCTGTCAATATCATTGTTTTCCTGTGCGAAAGAAACTCCTCAGGTAAAGCATAAAGCCCATATGAGTTCTTCCAAAGAAAATATGAAGAATGTACAAGTTGTGAACGAAGAGGATCCGATCTGTCATATGAAAACTGCAGGATTCCTTAAAGATACTGCCGTATATAAAAATAAAACTTACGGCTTCTGCAGTTCATATTGTAAAGATGAATTCAAAAAAAATCCTGAACAATATGCCCAAAAATAA
- a CDS encoding cation diffusion facilitator family transporter: protein MEEIKTQIQTTSAASKHKKNLLIVLALSGTYLIAEVIGGIVTNSLALLADAAHMLTDVVGLLLAYIAIRIGERKADISKTFGYYRTEILAAVINAVVLLGISIYVLIEAYRRFQDPPEVQSKSMLIVAGIGLIVNIVGLMILRKDSEASLNMKGAYFEVLSDMLTSVGVMIAGVIMLTTGWYYADPLISAAIGLLIFPRTWKLLKEAINVLLEGTPKDVDIVELRKSLEQTPGVKNVHDLHLWSLTSSMNAMSAHIVKDGVSTQNQLLKTLTDQTTENFKISHTTFQIEEEGYEENEVHL, encoded by the coding sequence ATGGAAGAGATAAAAACACAAATACAAACAACTTCTGCAGCCAGTAAACATAAAAAGAACCTACTGATTGTACTTGCCTTAAGCGGTACTTATCTCATTGCTGAGGTAATAGGTGGAATTGTTACCAATAGTCTGGCTTTATTGGCAGATGCGGCACATATGCTCACTGATGTTGTAGGATTATTATTAGCCTATATTGCGATAAGGATCGGGGAGAGAAAAGCAGATATCTCCAAGACCTTCGGATATTACAGAACTGAAATATTAGCAGCAGTGATTAATGCTGTTGTATTACTGGGAATATCGATATATGTTTTAATTGAAGCGTACCGACGTTTCCAGGATCCGCCGGAAGTGCAAAGTAAATCGATGCTGATTGTGGCTGGGATCGGATTAATAGTCAACATTGTTGGTCTAATGATTTTAAGAAAAGATTCGGAAGCCAGTCTGAATATGAAAGGAGCGTATTTCGAAGTGCTTTCGGACATGCTGACTTCCGTAGGCGTGATGATTGCCGGAGTAATTATGCTTACTACCGGATGGTATTACGCAGATCCGCTGATTTCCGCAGCTATTGGATTATTGATTTTCCCAAGAACCTGGAAATTATTGAAAGAAGCCATCAATGTTTTACTGGAAGGTACCCCGAAAGATGTAGATATTGTAGAACTCCGCAAATCATTAGAACAAACACCAGGAGTAAAAAATGTTCATGACCTTCACCTGTGGTCTCTTACTTCAAGTATGAATGCAATGAGTGCCCATATTGTTAAAGATGGTGTATCTACACAAAATCAGTTGTTGAAAACATTAACGGATCAAACCACTGAGAATTTCAAAATCAGTCATACAACTTTTCAGATAGAAGAAGAAGGATATGAAGAAAATGAAGTCCATCTGTAA
- a CDS encoding Fur family transcriptional regulator, whose translation MKKDIESKLIDKNTKPTSMRILVYDFLSSQEAALSLSEIENYFENADRITIYRTLKTFEEKGIVHSIQENTTTKYKLCEDDCDEDTHKDWHLHFYCKICKQTTCKEDISFPENIQTNFRIDEIRLFAKGICENCLESLQ comes from the coding sequence ATGAAAAAAGATATAGAGAGCAAACTCATTGATAAAAATACCAAACCTACCAGTATGAGAATATTGGTGTATGATTTTCTGAGTTCTCAGGAAGCAGCATTGTCTCTTTCAGAAATCGAAAATTATTTCGAAAATGCGGATCGGATTACCATTTACAGAACCTTAAAAACGTTCGAAGAAAAAGGAATTGTCCACAGCATTCAGGAAAATACAACCACAAAATACAAATTATGTGAGGATGACTGTGATGAAGATACCCACAAAGACTGGCACCTGCATTTCTACTGCAAAATCTGTAAACAGACGACCTGTAAAGAAGATATTTCTTTTCCGGAGAATATACAGACCAATTTCAGAATCGATGAAATAAGACTTTTTGCCAAAGGAATTTGCGAAAACTGTCTTGAAAGTTTGCAATAG
- a CDS encoding heavy metal translocating P-type ATPase, with protein MEKCCSTTPEKEEMKGHKHNHSEGDGHDHDHDGHDHSHDSGDQTVFQMFLPAIISFVLLLLGIAFDNYIKPTWFTGWVRLVWFLLAYLPVGFPVLKDAYKSIIKGDVFSEFFLMSIATIGAFAIGEYPEGVAVMLFYAVGEVFQTMAVTRAKGNIKALLDQRPDEVTIIENNQPKTIKAKETKVGDIIQLKPGEKLALDGELLSDSASFNTAALTGESKPDTKNKGETVLAGMINMNSIALVKVNTAYEDSKLSKILELVQNATAQKAPTELFIRKFAKVYTPIVVVLAIGICLLPYFFVSDYQFRDWLYRALIFLVISCPCALVISIPLGYFGGIGAASRNGILFKGSNFLDAIAEIQNVVMDKTGTMTEGVFKVQEVSINPEFNKDEILQMVNVLESKSTHPVATAIHNYVGDINHSIPLENVEEIAGHGLKATINGKELLVGNFKLMDKFNISYDLNHANIVYTLIAVAFDKKFAGYITIADSIKEDAKATVDNLHKMNVKATMLSGDKGTVVKYVADQLGIDNAFGDLLPEDKVNKVKEIKARNQTVAFVGDGVNDAPVVALSDVGIAMGGLGSDATIETADVVIQDDKPSKIPMAINIGKKTKKIVWQNIILAFAVKAVVLVLGAGGLATMWEAVFADVGVALLAILNAVRIQRMKF; from the coding sequence ATGGAAAAATGCTGTAGTACAACCCCGGAAAAAGAAGAAATGAAAGGACACAAACACAATCATTCAGAAGGAGATGGACACGATCACGACCACGACGGGCATGATCATTCCCATGATTCGGGAGATCAGACGGTTTTTCAGATGTTTCTTCCTGCCATTATATCCTTTGTGCTTTTATTATTAGGAATCGCTTTTGATAACTATATAAAACCCACATGGTTTACCGGTTGGGTACGTTTAGTCTGGTTTTTACTGGCGTATCTTCCTGTAGGATTCCCTGTATTGAAAGATGCTTATAAAAGTATCATTAAAGGCGATGTGTTCTCAGAATTCTTTTTAATGAGTATTGCGACAATTGGAGCCTTTGCTATCGGAGAATATCCTGAAGGAGTAGCGGTAATGCTTTTTTATGCAGTAGGAGAAGTTTTCCAGACCATGGCGGTTACCAGAGCAAAAGGAAATATCAAAGCTTTGCTGGATCAACGTCCTGATGAGGTAACGATTATTGAAAACAATCAACCCAAAACCATTAAGGCTAAAGAAACGAAAGTAGGAGATATTATCCAGTTAAAACCAGGAGAGAAGCTTGCGTTAGACGGAGAATTACTTTCAGATTCAGCTTCGTTTAATACAGCAGCTTTAACGGGTGAAAGTAAGCCGGATACCAAAAATAAAGGTGAAACTGTATTGGCAGGAATGATCAATATGAACAGTATTGCACTTGTAAAAGTGAACACAGCCTATGAAGACAGTAAACTAAGTAAAATACTGGAGCTCGTTCAGAATGCCACTGCTCAAAAAGCGCCTACAGAATTATTCATCAGAAAATTCGCAAAAGTATATACTCCAATCGTTGTCGTACTTGCGATAGGAATCTGTTTATTACCATATTTCTTCGTAAGTGATTATCAGTTCAGAGACTGGCTTTACAGAGCACTGATCTTCCTTGTAATTTCTTGTCCTTGTGCATTGGTTATTTCAATTCCGTTGGGATACTTCGGGGGAATTGGAGCTGCAAGCCGAAATGGTATTTTGTTTAAAGGAAGTAACTTCCTGGATGCCATTGCAGAAATCCAGAATGTAGTGATGGATAAGACAGGAACAATGACAGAAGGTGTTTTCAAAGTTCAGGAAGTAAGCATTAACCCTGAATTCAATAAAGATGAAATCCTTCAGATGGTCAATGTACTGGAAAGTAAAAGTACACACCCGGTTGCCACTGCCATTCATAACTATGTAGGAGATATCAATCATTCTATTCCGTTGGAAAACGTAGAAGAAATTGCGGGACATGGATTGAAAGCAACAATTAATGGAAAAGAGCTTCTGGTGGGGAACTTTAAACTAATGGATAAGTTCAATATCAGTTATGATCTTAACCACGCCAATATCGTCTATACTCTTATTGCAGTTGCTTTTGATAAAAAATTTGCAGGATATATTACCATTGCAGACAGTATAAAAGAAGATGCAAAGGCAACGGTTGATAACCTGCATAAAATGAATGTAAAAGCCACCATGCTGAGTGGAGACAAAGGAACAGTGGTGAAATATGTGGCAGATCAGTTAGGTATCGATAATGCTTTCGGAGACTTATTGCCGGAAGATAAAGTGAATAAAGTAAAAGAAATCAAAGCCAGAAATCAAACCGTAGCTTTTGTCGGCGATGGGGTGAATGATGCTCCGGTAGTAGCTTTGAGTGATGTGGGAATTGCCATGGGAGGTCTGGGAAGTGATGCAACAATTGAAACGGCAGACGTAGTTATTCAGGATGATAAACCAAGCAAAATTCCAATGGCGATCAATATTGGTAAAAAAACGAAAAAGATCGTTTGGCAGAACATTATTTTAGCCTTTGCCGTGAAAGCGGTGGTGTTAGTTCTTGGAGCCGGAGGTCTTGCTACCATGTGGGAAGCTGTTTTTGCCGATGTAGGAGTGGCGTTACTGGCTATTTTGAATGCGGTAAGAATTCAAAGGATGAAGTTTTAA
- a CDS encoding SCO family protein: MPKNKQNNNKSKVIVPIAIFALLFLGIGIGMGYFKKNLYTVMKVPDFELTDQNNKKITNKDMLGKVYLVEFFFSKCPTICPVMNTNMKAIQNQVNDSDFGIISISIDPENDTPAALKEHAQRIGAKSPNWHFLTGDRAYIGKLADQFNIYVGDKEDEGESLNHSGMIALVDQEGNIRCRYNKDNMPILYYSGLNYEDPEGKTPRLNGKYHPDREILIEDIKKLLK; this comes from the coding sequence ATGCCCAAAAATAAGCAGAACAATAATAAGAGCAAAGTAATCGTCCCGATTGCGATCTTTGCTTTACTTTTCCTGGGAATTGGCATAGGAATGGGATATTTTAAGAAGAACCTTTATACGGTCATGAAAGTCCCTGATTTTGAACTCACGGATCAGAACAATAAAAAGATCACCAATAAAGATATGTTGGGAAAAGTTTATCTCGTAGAATTTTTCTTTAGTAAATGTCCTACGATATGCCCTGTCATGAATACCAATATGAAGGCGATACAAAATCAGGTTAATGATTCCGATTTCGGAATTATTTCCATAAGTATCGACCCTGAGAATGATACTCCGGCAGCTTTAAAGGAGCATGCTCAACGAATTGGTGCAAAATCTCCCAACTGGCATTTTCTGACGGGAGACCGAGCATATATTGGAAAACTAGCAGATCAGTTCAATATCTATGTAGGAGATAAAGAAGATGAAGGCGAAAGCCTGAACCATAGCGGAATGATTGCTTTGGTAGATCAGGAAGGAAATATCCGTTGCAGATACAACAAGGATAATATGCCAATTCTTTATTATTCGGGATTGAACTACGAAGATCCGGAGGGGAAAACGCCGAGATTAAACGGAAAATATCATCCTGATCGGGAAATCCTGATTGAAGATATTAAGAAACTTTTAAAATAG
- a CDS encoding efflux RND transporter periplasmic adaptor subunit — MKLKYNIISLILISLFVTSCGKKEAPTEKAPEKTEQKEKPKEEAPQTIAALTEEQMKSVDVALGTVEMKELTSTIKANGLLSVPNSNKATITSLYGGIIKTLNIQVGSFVKKGQVIATIANPDYIRLQEDYLTTNSRITYAEQEYRRQRELFNNDAGAKKNLQSADAELNTLRTKRASLLKQLQMMGISPGSVNNGNMKSGLVITAPISGTISGITAQIGSYVDISSPVATVIDNGSIHLDLQVFEKDLPKMRVGQIVHFKLTNNPETEYDARIYSIGSSFENDSKTISMHCEVIGNKAGLIDGMNITGIVSLDKSTTPAVPTSAIVEADSKYYVFVQTDKKPEEDHEEKGKPHPKTLNFEKIEVVKGTSDMGYTAITPIGQIPPDAKIVVKGAFFVNAKLVNSGEHE; from the coding sequence ATGAAACTCAAATATAATATCATATCCCTTATACTTATTTCTCTGTTTGTAACAAGTTGTGGAAAAAAAGAAGCTCCGACAGAAAAAGCTCCTGAAAAAACGGAACAAAAGGAAAAACCAAAAGAAGAAGCTCCGCAAACCATAGCTGCCTTGACAGAGGAACAGATGAAATCAGTGGACGTTGCTCTGGGAACCGTAGAAATGAAAGAGCTGACATCTACCATTAAGGCCAACGGATTACTAAGTGTTCCCAACAGTAATAAAGCAACCATAACTTCTCTGTATGGAGGAATTATCAAGACATTAAATATCCAGGTCGGAAGCTTTGTCAAAAAAGGGCAGGTGATTGCCACCATTGCCAACCCTGACTATATTCGGCTTCAGGAAGATTACCTGACGACAAACAGCAGAATTACCTATGCTGAGCAGGAGTACAGAAGACAAAGAGAACTTTTTAATAATGATGCTGGTGCCAAGAAGAATTTACAAAGTGCCGATGCCGAGCTCAATACGTTAAGAACTAAAAGAGCTTCCCTTTTAAAACAACTTCAAATGATGGGAATAAGCCCTGGAAGTGTCAACAATGGGAATATGAAGTCCGGCTTGGTCATCACAGCACCGATCAGTGGTACCATCAGCGGAATTACTGCACAGATTGGAAGCTATGTGGATATCTCTTCCCCGGTGGCAACGGTCATTGATAATGGCTCGATTCACCTGGATTTGCAGGTTTTTGAAAAAGATCTTCCCAAAATGAGAGTAGGGCAGATTGTCCATTTTAAACTGACCAATAATCCTGAAACAGAATATGATGCAAGGATTTACAGTATAGGATCTTCCTTTGAGAATGATAGCAAAACGATTTCCATGCACTGCGAAGTGATCGGTAATAAGGCCGGCTTAATTGACGGGATGAATATCACAGGTATTGTAAGCCTTGATAAAAGTACAACTCCTGCTGTTCCTACCTCAGCCATTGTAGAAGCAGACAGTAAATATTATGTTTTTGTACAAACCGATAAAAAGCCGGAAGAAGACCACGAGGAAAAAGGAAAACCACATCCTAAAACTTTAAATTTTGAAAAAATTGAAGTGGTAAAAGGAACTTCAGATATGGGATATACGGCCATTACTCCAATCGGTCAGATTCCTCCTGATGCTAAAATTGTAGTGAAGGGAGCCTTTTTTGTCAATGCTAAATTGGTGAATTCAGGAGAACATGAATAA